In the Deinococcus sp. NW-56 genome, TGGCACCTCTTCGGCGTGCCGGAGGGCACCGTCTTCCTGCTGGGCACCGACAAGTTCGGGCGGGACCTGCTCTCGCGCACGCTGGTGGGCTCGCAGGTCAGCCTGACGGTGGGGGTGATCGGGATAGCGATCAGCTTTTCCATCGGCATCGTGCTGGGCGGGCTCAGCGGGTATTTCGGCGGCTGGGTGGACGGCCTGATTCAGCGGACGACCGAGGTGCTGCTGAGTTTCCCGAGGCTGCCCATCCTGCTGGCCCTCTCCACCATCATCCCGGCTCGCTGGCCCAGCACCTGGGTGTATCTCGGCATCATCGCGGTGCTGGCCCTGATCGGCTGGGCGGGGTTGGCGCGGGTGGTGCGCGGGCAGGTGCTCTCGGCCCGGTCGGTGGAGTACGTGCAGGCGGCGCGGGCGGTGGGGGCGTCCGACCTGCGGGTGATCCTGCGCCACATCATGCCCAACCTGAGTTCCATATTGATCGTGACCGCCACCCTCGCGCTGCCCGGTTACATCCTGGGCGAGAGTGCGCTGAGCTTCCTCGGGCTGGGCATCAAGGAACCGATGACAAGCTGGGGCCTGTTGCTCAAGGACGCGCAGAACTTCGAGACGCTGAGCCTCTATCCCTGGCTGCTCACGCCGGGGCTGTTCATCGTGATTTCCGTGCTGGCCTTCAACTTCCTGGGCGACGCGCTGCGGGACGCCGCCGATACCCAGAGCCGCTAACCCCGCGTCCGCCTCCGGAGGTTTCCCATGACTCGCCCCGCTCCAC is a window encoding:
- a CDS encoding ABC transporter permease, giving the protein MTAIPSSPPAPSATPRAASPLALALRRFRRNRVGVLSAWVLAGLYLMALLSGFLAPYSITAQHPDFPNQPPQQVHLIHQGQLTRPFIYPVEKTRDPVTFASTFAENRERPVPILFFVRGDDPARYGYSFLGVFRSQWHLFGVPEGTVFLLGTDKFGRDLLSRTLVGSQVSLTVGVIGIAISFSIGIVLGGLSGYFGGWVDGLIQRTTEVLLSFPRLPILLALSTIIPARWPSTWVYLGIIAVLALIGWAGLARVVRGQVLSARSVEYVQAARAVGASDLRVILRHIMPNLSSILIVTATLALPGYILGESALSFLGLGIKEPMTSWGLLLKDAQNFETLSLYPWLLTPGLFIVISVLAFNFLGDALRDAADTQSR